ATCACGACACATTCATATTTCACCCCTTTGACTGTGCCCATTTCTTTTGTTTTTCGATCATTTTTAGTTGTATCAGTACGACCTGAAACAATACCGCCAGCTTCATAATTGAGGTCATTCACGATCATTTCATCACAAGTTGACATTGTGATACGCTTAAGAAACGGAGATGCATCTTGTAATCCGGTAATCCAGCGATGTTCAACGCTTGGAATAACTGAAAAGGCATTTCCTTCAGCAACAAACTCAAAAGAGACATTGTTATGCTCTGCTTGACTCTTAAAGAATGCTGAGATGCCAGATTCGGCGGTTGAATTTAATAAAAACTCTCATGTGTTGTGCTCCTAATATTCTGTTTTGCCGAAGCCGTCACTGTTAGGATTCTCTAACTGCACGACAGGGGTAAATGTTTGGGTTTTTGCCGGCTCTTTTGAGAGCTTTTCCTTGAGTGTGTTGAACTCAGTGCGAAGTTCTTCAAATGCTGTTTGCTGAGTTTTAAACTTAGAATTTAAAGATTCTTCTCGCTCATCAAATACTTTTGCAATCTCTGAAAATGCTCCTTCGAGATCCTCTTGATTGAAAGTTTCGGATGCCTTCTCTTTAAAGAGATCCGCCACAAATCTTTTAATAGAGAATTTTTTCTCTTCTGTGGTTTCTTCATCTTCACTAAATGAGAAATCAGCTTCGTGTGGATCGGTTTTAATGTTTCAACACGAATAGGGCAGAAAATTGTAGAACGTCAGTTCCTAAGCTTGCAGGATTATCAGTACAAGCAAGACCTACAAGGTAGGCTTTTCCTTTGCCAGCAAAATTTCGATTCATTTCAATTGATGAGTAGATTTTTTGCCCTTTCTTATTGATAGCTACTAAATCCTGAGAAACACCAAGTTGGACATATAAAGCTTGGCGTTTTTCTCCGAAAAGAGTAATTTCTTCGGATTTAACACTAAAGACATCACCATACATTTTAAATTCTGAATCAATATACCAACCGCGAATATGATCTAAGTTGATGCGTGCGCCATATACTTCAGGGTCATATGTTTCTGCCATTTCAATGATTTCTTGTGCTGTGATGACTCTTCCATCAACAGTTTCACCTGACACGGCGACTCGAAACCATCCGGTTTTTTTAAGTCCATGTCGAATTGCTTCACTCATGAGTTCTTTCTCCAAATAAATATTAATTTTGCGCACTAAGATCTGGTTGTTCGTTAAAGGACTTCATCATCGCTAAGACCACTTTTTTATGCGAGCTGTTACGCCTTACATTATTTGCTATGAAAATCTCTTGAATCTCTCATGGATAGCTTGATTTCAAAGAAAATTAGACGAAATAATACAAGGGGCGATAACTCGCGCTATTTAATTAGAAGAACGACACTAAGAGCCTGATAAATAGCTGATTAACACAGGTGTCATGGCTCAAATAACTCTCCCCCCTTTAACTATTCCAGAAGAAGATCAGGCAAGGATTCTTTACTTTGCGGGCTGGACTTTAACCGATATTGCAACAAGGTTGGAAAGACCTGTGAGCACGGTTTCAGCGTGGAAAACTAATCGAAAATGGGATAGTGCAACGACATTTCAACGCTTACAAAATGGTGTTGAAACACGTTATTTGATGCTCATTTATAAAGAGAATAAGAGCAATGCTGACTATAAAGAGTTAGATCAGCTTAAAAGGCATTTACAGGATCTCTTCTTTCCTAAAGATGAAGATGCCGGCGGTGGTAAGAAGAAAAAGAAAAGAACTGCTAAAAATATTTCGCCAGAAGAGTTTGCGGAAATTATTAATGAGGCTTGGGAAGGGGCAGGATTCAAGTATCAGAAAGATTTTTTAAAAGAATCTGCAAAGCACAAAATCTCAATGCTGTTGAAAGGCCGTCAAACAGGCCTTACTTGGTCATTGGCGATAGGGCGCTGTTTAGTACGTGCAGTGAACTTAAAGCATGATCAGATTTATATCTCAGCGTCACAGAAGCAAGCTTTCCAAGCTCGTGATTATATTAAGCGATTCGTGAAAGAACACACTGGTATTGAATTATCGGGTGTTGAAGATATTGAATTGCCTAATGGTGCAAAGATTTATTTCTTAGCGACAAACTTTGCGACGGCACAGGGATATTCTGGGGATGTAACAGTTGATGAGTACGCATGGATGCTCAACTTTGATTTGCTCACTGAAGTAGTGAAAGCATGTGCAACGCTAAAGCAATACACCATTGTGATGAGCTCCACACCAAGTATGGCATCGCATCCATCTCATAATGCCTGGAAAGGGATTACAGAAAGTAATAAAGCTGGTGTTAAATTTACGAAGAAACAGACACAAAAAGGGATTCTCTGTGATGATCATACTTATCGTAAAACTATCACGGTTGAAGATGCCGTTGCCGGTGGTAATGAGCTTATTGATATTGATCAGCTTAAACAGTTATTCCCTGATAACTATCATTTCTTGTATATGGCTGAGTGGCTTAAAAAGAGTAATTCACTCTTTGATGCTGCAACAATCATGCGAAACATGGTGCCGGCATTTAGTGAGTGGTTCGATTATAACGAGCACTTAAAGAGGCCGTATGAAGATCGTCCTGTCATTCTTGGATATGATCCAGCACTTAAAAAAGATGCGAGTGCCGTTGTGGTGATTGCGTTACCAACACCTGAATACCCATTCTATCGAGTACTCGAAAAGTACAATTTCTTTGGCAACAAATTTGAAGAGCAAGCAAAAGAGATAGAGAAGCTGACAGAGCGTTTTAATGTTGTACATATCGGTATCGATACAACTGCAATTGGTGCTGCAGTCTATCCATTAGTGAAAGCATTTTTCCATAACACGACAGGGAAGCAGGGAACATCTCAGCTTAAATATTTATTGGTAACTCAAATGCAAGGGCTATTTAGACAAAACAGAGTGAAATTCCCGATTGATTGGACTGATCTTTTTGAGTGCTTTATGGCGATATCGCTCGCAACAACAAGAGCTGATTCAGTCGTTATTGAAACATCAAGGTCACAGGCAAATGCGCATGGCGACTATGGTTGGTCAACGATGTATGGAATTGGATTTTATGAAGATATTACAGGTGAAACTCACCAACAAGAAGGACGTGGAGGCGTTTTATAATGACAAATAAACGTAAAGAAGATGAAGGCCAAATCATTACATTTGGTATTAATGAAGAAGTCACAGAGCAAAATATCTATGAGATGTTAGGTTTTCAATGGGATGGTGGTCATGAGCTTTATTACAGACAACCATACAATTATTGGAAGCTTCATCTTGCAAGTATGGGTGCTGCGCTTCATGAAACGAGCTTAAACTTTAAGACTCGCTTTGCTACCTCTTATTTTGAATCTAATTCATATTTAAGAAAGTCTGAGTTTAAGAAGTTCTTCTATGATTATATGATCTTTGGCCATGCTTATTTAGCAATTAACAAAGCTCGATTAGGAAACGTCTTATCGCTTTCTCATCTACCTTCCTTTTATATGCGAGTAGGTAAGCAAGGTGGGGCATATTTGGTGAATCCTGCAGAGCTTAATGAACCGATGTATTTTCCTGATGTACTGATTCAAAAGAACTATGATCCATCGCAAACGATCTACGGTAAGCCTGATTACCTCTCAGCTTTGCCATCTGTAAGCTTGAATCAAAATGCAACGGCCTTTCGCATTCGCTATTATAAAAATGGCTCACATGCAGGGTTTATTTTGTCAGTTAATGGCAAGATTAGTGATGATCTTTTTGATGATATTAAAACAACATTAAGCCAATCAAAAGGTGATGGAAACTTTAAAAATCTGCTGATTAATATGCCTGAAGGTAATAAAGAGAGTGTGCAGCTGATACCAATTGCAGATATTGGTGCAAAAGATGAATTTAATCTCATCAAAAGAGCGACAGATCGGGATATTAACGCAATTCACCGTGTACCGCCTATATTCATGGGTATCGCACCAGAGAATGCTGGTGGGTTTGGGAAGCCAGAAGAGTATTTGGAGACGTTCTACAACAATGAAATGCTACCGATCTTTAGTGAATTAGAAGATTTGAACGATGATTTAGGCGTGAAAGCTTTCGTATTTAGAGAATATTCTAAAAAAGAAGATATATAGGGTGGTCGTCGCAAGAGCGTGATTTATTAGTGAGTCTTTCAAAAGCATTGATACTATCGGCTTAAATCGGTAACACTATATGCGTGATTCGATGTGATTAAAGTTACACTTTAATGATAAGTTATTGATGTGTAAGTGTTTATTAGTATTCAATAATCATCATTTAGACACGTTACCTAATCACATCAAATCACAAATAAATCACAAATATAGAATCTCTTAAACACGTTGCAATCAGTATCATTACACATGGTTTATTTTTTAGGTAACAGAAATCACGCCTTTCCGACACTGCCCCACCGCTTTTAATATATAGAGATATATACCTATATCTGTTCATTAATTTATCAATCAATCTTACTTTTAATAAAATGAATCAACTTCTAAAAGTGCCTAAAAAGACCTAAAAAAGCAAAATGTAATACTTGTAATAGCTCGTAAAGGATAAAAGCAAGGAACAGCCAGTATCGGCGCTTCTAGCGATATGATTGGAGCTTGGAAAAACAGGGTACAAACCATCGGCGAGGGCGGCGAGGTGACGGCGCAAGTAGACTGCTATTGGATCTATTCTCAACTGTGGTGATAATGCCCATAGTTGAATCCAGTTGTGGGGGTAATGACCATAACTGCTTTTAGTTATTGCGATTATCGCAACAACTGTTTTATCGAGGCAATAAAAAAGCTCACCGTAGTGAGCCGTGGAGATTCTTTTAAAAGTGCATAATAATTGTGCTATTTTTGGGTGAAGTACAGTTATCAGCGGTTATAAAAGGGGAAGCGTTTTCGCCATTTTTTTCGCCAAGAGCTTTTATAGATAGCAAAAAGCCCGCTAAATAGCGGGCTTTAAGACTTTGTAATGGTGCCTAGGGCCGGAATCGAACCGGCACGACCGTAAAAGGGTCGGCAGATTTTAAGTCTGCTGCGTCTACCAATTTCGCCACCCAGGCATTGAGTGTGTTGCTTAGTAGAAGTAGAATATTACACAAGTCGATTTAAAAAAGCAACAGGTGAGCGAAAATGAGACAATGTTTTTTGAGACTTGTGGGCTTTTGATATGAAATATTCAAATCATGATACGATAGAATCTTGAATTGAATGTAGTTAGGGGATTTCTACAGGATGAGTAAAACTATTTTTTTTGAAAAAATTGTCAACTTTCGAGATCTTGCCGGTCTAAAAACGCAAGATAATGCTGTGGTGAAAGAAGGGCATGTTTATCGTAGTGCGTTATTGGATTTTGCGACTTCTAAGGATTTAGATAATCTCGCAACGCTTGCACCAGATGTTGTTGTTGATTTTCGTACAGATGGAGAAAAGCACGGAGAAGATATTCTACTAGCGCTAGATTCAATTACTTATCAACCTAAACCAATTGGCGTTGGGAATTTCTTTAGTGATGATCAAGTCCAAGCTCTAGGATCGTTAAAAACAGAGGATATTGATGCGCTTTTTATTAAGATGTATCAAGAGTTTCCAACCCATGGACAGATGCAGTTTAAAACAGTTTTTGATGCTCTATTGGATAACGAACGAGTCATTTATCATTGTAGTGCCGGAAAGGATCGAACGGGAGTGATGAGTTACCTTATCTTGTCGGCATTAGGGGTGCATTATGATGATATTATGGATAACTACCTTCAATCGAATCAATACGCCGAATCATTACATGAGTTGTTTGCTAATCATCGGGTAAAGCATAATAGTGATCCTAAAATGACAGATGAGTTAGCAAAGGTTTTTCAAAAGGTCCGTTATGTTGATGCAAGTTATTTAGATACATTAGATCGTTTTTTAATAAAGGAATATGGCGGCGTTTTATCTTATGTGGAGAAAACACTACTTGTCGATACCAATGCTTTAAAGGCGCGTTTATTGTCTTAAAGGTCATGGAGTCAGATTGCCTGTACTTTGGTTGTGAGAAGCGTAAGAATCGTTCTATCCGGCAGCGTGCAAGCTGATTTGATTCATACTCTGTCCTATTTTACTTTTAAGGTAGTTTTTCTTAAACCGAATCGACTATAAAGCAAAAACCCCCAGCGATTAATGAAGTGACCCCATAAAGTTGGACAGTTTAAAATTATAAAGACAAGGACTGAGTTCGATATTCTATTGGACTTAGTCCTTTTAATTTAAGCTTAATTCGTTTGTGATTGTAATAATCAATATATTTGTGTAGCTCTGTTTGAAGATGATCTACTGATTTAAACCGTTGTGTGTAAAAAAATTCTGATTTTAGTATCCCAAAAAAGTTCTCTATGACAGCATTATCATAGCAATTACCTTTACGGGACATACTCTGTTTAATATTGTTTTTCTTTAGGTTTTGTTGATACTGAGCCATTTGATATTGCCAACCTTGATCTGAATGAAGGATCAGCTTTTCTCGACCTCTCTTACTACTTTGTAAGTATGTTAAGGCTTTCTCCAACATCCGTTCGACTAATTCATATTTTGGTCTTTTTGTAATTTTATAACTAATAACTTCTTGATTATAGAGATCTAGAATCGGAGATAAATAGAGTTTCTCCCCATTGACTTTGAACTCTGTAACATCTGTTACTCATTTTTGGTTAGGCTTGCTTGCTGTAAATTGACGTTGTAAAAGATTCTTAGCAACTCTTCCAATCTGGCCTTTATAAGAACGATATTTCTTTGGACGAATCAAAGATTTTAGGTTCAACTGTTTCATTAGCCTCTGGACTTTCTTATGGTTAATGATGAACTCTCGCCTTAGTATTGCTGTAATTCTGCGATAGCCATAACGCCCCTTGTTCTCATGATAAATTGACAATATTTTCGCTTTAAGATCACTTTCCGGATCAGCAGAGAAGAGTGACTTTCGATGATAATAACTACTTCTCGCAAGATGGGTCACTTTAAGTAGGAGTGTTAAAGGATGCTTCTCTTTTAACTCCTCGATTGTTTCAGTTTGAGCCTTCGCTGTTCCTCCCTCTCTTCCAACTCTTGATACTTTTTTAAGACATCATTCTCCGCGCGGAGATAGAGAAGCTCAGCGGTTAATTCATCAATCAGCTTTTCCTGCTCTGTTCTATTATCTGGCTTTTTGGGTATTAGGTCGACCTTTCTGGCGTGGTTTAAGCGCATCTAAACCACCCATTTTAAAGAGAGATTTCCATTCTAATACAGAAGTAAATGCAGGAATATTAAAATATGCAGCAGTCTCTCGGATAGAAAGGTTATTTAATGTCATGTAAGTTACAACATGTAGCTTAAATTCAGCCGTATAGTTAAGTTTAGAAGTTCTGGGTTTTATACCTTCAGCCCCATGATACTGATAAGCTTTCACCCACTTACGGACAGTTGTGCATTCTACATTAAAGTAGCGAGCAGTCGCTTGATAACCATGATTATCAAGATAAAACTGAATTACTTGTAATTTAAAATCAAAAGAATATTTAGCCATATAAAAACACCCCAAAGTTGTGTCCAACTTTTGGGGTGCAGTTCATTACAAACGGGTTTTTTGTGAGTTTTTAAAATCGCTATGCGATTTACTTTACTGAAGCGCCCAATATAGGGCTCCTGTTAATGGGATTAACAAAAATATTGCATAACAGAGTCTTTGGCTAATAGAGCTTAAGAAAAGGCTTTTTGGCGCTTTCATCAAAATAGATTTCCTCTATTAAAAAAGATAGTAAAAAGTAGCGGCAATAATAGCAGCCATGATGAGCATTCCTAATAACGGATGGTCATTTTGAATAGATTTTGCTTCTTTAGTATGGGCATTTTGCTGGCTTCTTTTGCCGGTAATCATCGCTTTAATAAGATTTTGGCGTTTTACCATGATGTAGATAAAGACTGCGGCAATATGAATACCAATTAGCCATAATAAAACCGCTCTTCCATTGGTGTGTAGAGAGGCCATAATACCCCGAGTAGTGCCTGATATTTTATCTGCTAGCGGAGCATTCCCCCAAGCCCAAGAGTTATCTTCTAAAAATAAGCCTGTAATAACTTGAACGAGTAGGATTAAGATGAGTGCGATAACCATCAATGCCCCTAAAGGGTTATGACCTTCGGTTGAGGTTTTGGATGCTTTAAGATAATCAATAATCTGGGAAGGGCCTTTAATAAAATTGGTAAAGCGAGCGGTTGTCGCGCCGACAATTCCCCAGATAATCCGAAATATTAAGAG
The nucleotide sequence above comes from Ignatzschineria rhizosphaerae. Encoded proteins:
- a CDS encoding GPO family capsid scaffolding protein translates to MSEAIRHGLKKTGWFRVAVSGETVDGRVITAQEIIEMAETYDPEVYGARINLDHIRGWYIDSEFKMYGDVFSVKSEEITLFGEKRQALYVQLGVSQDLVAINKKGQKIYSSIEMNRNFAGKGKAYLVGLACTDNPASLGTDVLQFSALFVLKH
- a CDS encoding terminase large subunit domain-containing protein; this translates as MAQITLPPLTIPEEDQARILYFAGWTLTDIATRLERPVSTVSAWKTNRKWDSATTFQRLQNGVETRYLMLIYKENKSNADYKELDQLKRHLQDLFFPKDEDAGGGKKKKKRTAKNISPEEFAEIINEAWEGAGFKYQKDFLKESAKHKISMLLKGRQTGLTWSLAIGRCLVRAVNLKHDQIYISASQKQAFQARDYIKRFVKEHTGIELSGVEDIELPNGAKIYFLATNFATAQGYSGDVTVDEYAWMLNFDLLTEVVKACATLKQYTIVMSSTPSMASHPSHNAWKGITESNKAGVKFTKKQTQKGILCDDHTYRKTITVEDAVAGGNELIDIDQLKQLFPDNYHFLYMAEWLKKSNSLFDAATIMRNMVPAFSEWFDYNEHLKRPYEDRPVILGYDPALKKDASAVVVIALPTPEYPFYRVLEKYNFFGNKFEEQAKEIEKLTERFNVVHIGIDTTAIGAAVYPLVKAFFHNTTGKQGTSQLKYLLVTQMQGLFRQNRVKFPIDWTDLFECFMAISLATTRADSVVIETSRSQANAHGDYGWSTMYGIGFYEDITGETHQQEGRGGVL
- a CDS encoding phage portal protein; amino-acid sequence: MTNKRKEDEGQIITFGINEEVTEQNIYEMLGFQWDGGHELYYRQPYNYWKLHLASMGAALHETSLNFKTRFATSYFESNSYLRKSEFKKFFYDYMIFGHAYLAINKARLGNVLSLSHLPSFYMRVGKQGGAYLVNPAELNEPMYFPDVLIQKNYDPSQTIYGKPDYLSALPSVSLNQNATAFRIRYYKNGSHAGFILSVNGKISDDLFDDIKTTLSQSKGDGNFKNLLINMPEGNKESVQLIPIADIGAKDEFNLIKRATDRDINAIHRVPPIFMGIAPENAGGFGKPEEYLETFYNNEMLPIFSELEDLNDDLGVKAFVFREYSKKEDI
- a CDS encoding tyrosine-protein phosphatase — its product is MSKTIFFEKIVNFRDLAGLKTQDNAVVKEGHVYRSALLDFATSKDLDNLATLAPDVVVDFRTDGEKHGEDILLALDSITYQPKPIGVGNFFSDDQVQALGSLKTEDIDALFIKMYQEFPTHGQMQFKTVFDALLDNERVIYHCSAGKDRTGVMSYLILSALGVHYDDIMDNYLQSNQYAESLHELFANHRVKHNSDPKMTDELAKVFQKVRYVDASYLDTLDRFLIKEYGGVLSYVEKTLLVDTNALKARLLS
- a CDS encoding cytochrome b/b6 domain-containing protein, translated to MIKVWDFPTRAFHWILVIAMAICVYTSYNLSERFNIPFSTSDMSALQLHQYAGTLILSLLIFRIIWGIVGATTARFTNFIKGPSQIIDYLKASKTSTEGHNPLGALMVIALILILLVQVITGLFLEDNSWAWGNAPLADKISGTTRGIMASLHTNGRAVLLWLIGIHIAAVFIYIMVKRQNLIKAMITGKRSQQNAHTKEAKSIQNDHPLLGMLIMAAIIAATFYYLF